The proteins below come from a single Eubacterium limosum genomic window:
- the bioB gene encoding biotin synthase BioB — protein sequence MMNIGDLAEKIKYGYEISREETLELAYSSSTEALSTYAGELREQFCGRDFNLCTIINGKSGRCSENCAYCAQSAWFNTCVEEYPLLPEKTVVESARSNYRQGVHRFSIVTSGKRLEDEEVDAVCRIYRKLAKTTPMGLCASHGLLSYEALLKLKKAGVTRYHNNLETSERFFGKICTTHTYSEKKAVIRDAQRAGLEVCSGGIIGLGESMEDRIDMAFTLKQLSVSSVPLNVLSPIPGTPLEGKTTLAYDEIVRTAAIFRFILPKAQLRLAGGRALFPDKGKRLMKSGVNAAISGDMLTTAGIATHEDIAMIKTLGFEVKANV from the coding sequence ATGATGAATATTGGTGATTTAGCAGAGAAAATAAAATACGGTTATGAGATCAGCAGGGAGGAAACACTGGAACTGGCGTACAGTTCCAGTACTGAAGCACTGAGTACATACGCAGGCGAGCTTAGAGAACAATTTTGTGGCAGAGATTTTAATCTGTGCACCATCATCAATGGAAAGAGTGGCCGCTGCAGTGAAAACTGCGCTTATTGTGCCCAGTCTGCATGGTTTAACACCTGTGTGGAGGAATATCCTTTACTTCCAGAGAAAACCGTGGTGGAAAGCGCTAGGTCAAATTACCGCCAGGGTGTTCATCGTTTTTCGATTGTGACCTCTGGAAAACGGCTTGAGGATGAGGAAGTGGACGCAGTCTGCCGTATATATAGAAAGCTTGCAAAGACCACCCCAATGGGGCTCTGCGCATCTCATGGTCTTCTGAGCTATGAAGCGCTGTTGAAGCTCAAAAAAGCCGGTGTAACACGTTATCATAATAATCTTGAAACCTCAGAGAGATTTTTTGGAAAAATCTGCACAACACATACTTATTCGGAGAAAAAGGCTGTCATCAGGGATGCCCAGAGAGCAGGCCTTGAAGTATGCAGCGGGGGAATCATTGGCCTTGGTGAATCCATGGAGGATCGTATTGACATGGCTTTTACTCTGAAACAGCTCAGTGTGAGCTCGGTGCCGCTCAATGTATTAAGCCCGATCCCCGGGACGCCTCTTGAAGGTAAGACAACCCTTGCCTATGATGAAATAGTCCGTACAGCCGCCATTTTCCGCTTTATTTTACCAAAAGCACAACTCCGTCTGGCCGGGGGGCGTGCACTGTTTCCAGATAAGGGAAAGCGCCTGATGAAAAGCGGTGTGAATGCAGCGATTTCAGGAGATATGCTTACCACAGCCGGGATTGCCACGCATGAAGATATTGCTATGATTAAGACCCTTGGATTTGAGGTGAAAGCAAATGTGTAA
- a CDS encoding calcium-translocating P-type ATPase, PMCA-type, whose translation MKAFQETTSQTLERLNVDPELGLSKNQIKESRLKHGVNAFTKGKPKSVFKKIWDAATEPMIVMLLVAAAITLGVNFVRYFTGGQTEFIECIGIFAAIFLAVGVTVIMEGRSEKAFEALNQINEDVQVKVMRGGSVTLISQKDLVVGDIMEVATGDMIPADGRVIESLGLRVDESSLTGESLPVKKEAGLVYGNPKTPVAERANMLYSGCFITGGSGTMVVTEVGDGTEFGSIARELSKTEKGSTPLQEKMDRLGKLITILGATAAAIVFVIQLIIFASTGTFNLDTVSEAFITSIVLIVAAVPEGLPTIVAVSLSINIIKMARQNALVKKLIACETIGCINVICSDKTGTLTENRMTVTDIYSDGHLITPKILDNDALIQNFTINSTADIEQGDQPKFIGNPTECALIMAYEKADAHRASYSDLRKNAKINFVFPFSSETKNMTTIVERDEGSVAYSKGSPEKIISQCSHIMIDGQPVPFSEEHIQQIEKEMTGFEKKARRVLAFSHKSLSGVRTITEYEERRTHIESNMIFDGFVAITDPLREDVYEAVNRCRKAGIELKILTGDNIVTARAIADELGLLKPGDAAAEAHKLEDLSEERLIELLPRIKVIARSTPVVKMRVVNALKKMGNVVAVTGDGINDAPAIKNADVGIAMGITGTEVSKEASDIVLLDDSFSTIVKAVQWGRGIYENFQRFIQFQLTVNLSSVIVVLSCILLGLKSPFTALQLLWINIIMDGPPALTLGLEPIRDDLMNRRPISRDSNIVSKGMLSRIACNGIFVSIVFMMQALFNILGGAEGEQYTILFTLFVVMHLFNAFNSRELTDTSVFSNFFSNRLMLLVFGLTFMLQVVITQFGGILYNTVPLSLGMWVKIVTLGLSVIVVSESFKLIKRKLFKTA comes from the coding sequence ATGAAAGCATTTCAAGAAACGACAAGTCAGACGCTTGAACGGTTAAATGTTGATCCGGAATTGGGGCTAAGCAAAAACCAGATCAAGGAAAGCCGTTTAAAGCATGGGGTTAATGCGTTCACCAAAGGAAAACCAAAATCTGTTTTCAAAAAGATATGGGATGCGGCAACAGAACCCATGATTGTTATGCTGTTGGTGGCAGCTGCAATTACTCTGGGTGTTAATTTTGTCCGCTATTTTACCGGAGGACAAACCGAATTCATTGAATGTATTGGTATTTTTGCCGCTATTTTTCTGGCGGTCGGCGTTACCGTCATTATGGAAGGGCGGAGCGAAAAAGCGTTCGAGGCGTTAAACCAGATTAATGAGGATGTGCAGGTCAAGGTCATGCGGGGGGGCAGCGTCACCCTGATATCCCAAAAAGATCTGGTGGTCGGGGATATTATGGAGGTAGCCACCGGTGATATGATCCCTGCTGACGGCCGTGTGATCGAGTCGCTGGGGCTGAGAGTTGATGAATCCTCTTTGACGGGAGAGAGCCTTCCGGTTAAAAAAGAAGCCGGATTGGTTTATGGTAATCCTAAGACTCCGGTAGCCGAACGTGCCAACATGCTCTACTCTGGATGCTTTATAACCGGAGGCAGCGGTACCATGGTTGTGACTGAGGTTGGGGATGGTACTGAGTTTGGAAGTATTGCACGTGAGCTATCCAAAACTGAAAAAGGTTCTACACCACTTCAGGAGAAAATGGACCGATTGGGGAAGCTCATTACAATTCTGGGTGCGACTGCGGCAGCGATTGTTTTTGTTATTCAGCTGATCATTTTTGCTTCAACAGGTACCTTTAATCTGGATACAGTATCTGAAGCTTTTATTACCAGTATCGTTCTGATCGTTGCAGCGGTACCTGAGGGGCTTCCGACCATTGTGGCGGTTTCACTGTCCATTAATATTATTAAAATGGCCAGACAAAACGCTCTGGTTAAAAAACTGATCGCCTGTGAAACTATTGGCTGTATCAATGTGATCTGTTCGGATAAAACAGGCACGCTGACTGAGAATCGCATGACGGTTACAGATATTTACTCAGATGGACACCTGATCACACCAAAGATTCTCGACAATGATGCTTTGATCCAGAATTTTACCATCAATAGCACAGCGGATATAGAGCAGGGGGACCAGCCAAAATTTATTGGAAACCCGACAGAATGTGCGTTGATCATGGCCTATGAAAAAGCAGATGCGCACCGTGCATCTTACAGCGATCTGCGAAAAAATGCAAAGATTAACTTTGTTTTCCCATTTTCTTCGGAGACAAAAAATATGACGACCATTGTAGAACGGGATGAGGGAAGTGTAGCCTACTCCAAGGGAAGTCCTGAAAAGATCATCAGCCAGTGTAGTCATATTATGATTGATGGACAGCCTGTTCCTTTTTCGGAAGAGCACATCCAGCAGATTGAAAAAGAAATGACTGGTTTTGAGAAAAAAGCCCGCCGTGTGCTTGCTTTTTCACACAAATCGCTTTCTGGTGTTCGGACAATAACCGAGTACGAGGAACGCCGTACACATATCGAGTCTAATATGATCTTTGATGGTTTTGTCGCTATTACAGACCCACTGCGCGAGGATGTCTATGAAGCGGTTAACCGCTGCCGTAAGGCGGGAATCGAGTTAAAAATTCTGACAGGGGACAATATTGTAACAGCCCGTGCCATTGCCGATGAGCTGGGCCTTCTGAAACCTGGAGACGCAGCGGCCGAGGCCCACAAGCTCGAGGATCTGAGCGAAGAACGCCTCATTGAGCTTCTGCCAAGGATCAAAGTTATTGCCAGAAGCACTCCTGTCGTTAAAATGCGAGTGGTAAACGCCTTAAAGAAAATGGGGAATGTGGTCGCTGTAACCGGTGACGGTATCAATGACGCACCGGCCATTAAAAACGCTGATGTGGGCATCGCTATGGGGATTACCGGAACTGAGGTTTCAAAAGAAGCCAGTGATATTGTGTTGCTTGACGATTCCTTTTCCACTATTGTCAAGGCTGTTCAGTGGGGACGTGGGATCTACGAGAATTTCCAGCGTTTCATCCAGTTTCAGCTTACTGTGAACCTCTCATCGGTTATCGTGGTGTTATCCTGTATTTTGCTTGGATTAAAATCACCATTTACCGCACTTCAGCTTTTATGGATTAACATTATTATGGACGGACCGCCAGCCCTTACGCTTGGCCTTGAACCGATCCGTGATGACCTCATGAACCGTCGGCCCATCTCCCGGGATTCCAATATTGTGAGTAAAGGTATGCTCTCACGCATTGCCTGTAATGGGATTTTTGTATCGATTGTTTTTATGATGCAGGCCCTGTTCAATATTCTGGGCGGCGCCGAGGGAGAACAGTATACCATTTTATTTACACTCTTTGTGGTCATGCACCTGTTCAATGCCTTTAACAGCCGTGAACTTACCGACACCAGTGTCTTTTCAAACTTCTTCAGCAATCGTCTGATGCTGCTGGTTTTTGGTCTGACTTTCATGCTGCAGGTGGTCATCACTCAGTTTGGTGGAATTCTTTATAATACCGTGCCGTTATCCTTAGGCATGTGGGTTAAGATCGTTACTTTAGGTTTATCGGTTATTGTTGTTTCTGAATCCTTTAAGCTTATCAAGAGAAAACTGTTTAAAACAGCATAA
- the coaBC gene encoding bifunctional phosphopantothenoylcysteine decarboxylase/phosphopantothenate--cysteine ligase CoaBC, translating to MNLKNKTVILGVSGSIAAYKMANVASTLAKWGCDVHVIMTPNATEIIAPMTFSTLTGNNCIVDTFDKNINYNVAHVSLAKRADLLMIAPATANVLAKLAHGLADDMLTTTALACTCKKIVSPAMNTNMFHNPVVQDNLDILRKYNFEIVQPDSGVLACKDIGDGKLPKEEVLIDHILKEIAFEKDLAGKKVLITAGPTCEAIDPVRYITNHSSGKMGYALARNAMLRGAEVTLVSGPTALPPVPFVNMVDIVSAKDMFEAVTSRSEQQDIIIKAAAVADYTPSDYSDEKVKKKEGAMNIALNRTQDILAWLGANRRPGQFLCGFSMETQNLLENSQAKLIRKNVDMMIANNLKVEGAGFSGDTNVVTVITKDRATELPKQTKENVAGQILDTILECLP from the coding sequence ATGAACTTAAAAAATAAAACAGTTATCCTTGGTGTCAGTGGCAGTATTGCAGCCTACAAAATGGCAAATGTCGCCAGTACTCTGGCAAAATGGGGATGTGACGTCCATGTTATCATGACACCCAACGCAACAGAAATTATTGCGCCAATGACCTTCTCCACCCTGACAGGCAACAATTGTATCGTCGATACCTTTGATAAAAACATCAACTACAATGTTGCACACGTCTCGCTGGCCAAACGCGCTGATCTGCTCATGATCGCTCCAGCCACAGCCAATGTGCTTGCAAAGCTGGCACATGGCCTGGCAGACGATATGCTGACCACAACCGCCTTGGCCTGCACCTGCAAAAAAATCGTCTCACCAGCTATGAACACAAACATGTTTCACAATCCGGTCGTCCAGGACAATCTGGATATTTTAAGAAAATATAACTTTGAAATCGTTCAGCCAGACAGCGGTGTTCTCGCCTGTAAGGATATCGGCGATGGCAAGCTCCCTAAGGAAGAAGTCCTGATCGATCATATTCTAAAGGAAATCGCTTTTGAAAAAGATCTTGCTGGAAAAAAAGTACTGATAACTGCTGGGCCTACCTGTGAAGCCATTGATCCGGTCCGCTACATTACCAACCATTCAAGTGGTAAAATGGGCTATGCTTTGGCGCGCAATGCCATGCTTCGTGGGGCTGAGGTCACCCTTGTCAGCGGCCCAACCGCGCTGCCTCCAGTCCCTTTTGTAAATATGGTCGATATCGTTTCCGCAAAAGATATGTTTGAGGCGGTCACCAGCCGGTCGGAACAACAGGATATTATCATCAAAGCTGCGGCTGTAGCAGATTATACCCCTTCCGACTATTCTGATGAAAAGGTAAAGAAAAAAGAAGGTGCCATGAACATTGCTCTCAACCGCACCCAGGACATTCTGGCCTGGCTGGGCGCAAACAGACGACCGGGGCAGTTTCTCTGCGGCTTTTCCATGGAAACACAAAATCTCCTGGAAAACTCTCAAGCCAAACTGATACGCAAAAATGTTGACATGATGATCGCAAACAATCTAAAGGTAGAAGGCGCTGGATTCAGTGGGGATACAAATGTCGTAACTGTTATCACAAAAGACCGTGCTACAGAACTTCCAAAGCAGACAAAGGAGAATGTTGCGGGACAGATTCTTGACACAATTTTGGAATGCCTGCCATGA
- a CDS encoding threonine/serine exporter family protein produces MTPTHLITVAMEIGDMLLESGAEIYRVEDSMRRICQAYGVDNAEIFAVPTTIIITIRVGDNPPLTLTKRIFSRGTDLYKVERLNSLSREMCATIPPYEEVQRRIEAIRRFPPYSLIKQVLAFSFVAFFFTLLFKGTLSDAFAAFFISALTKVIFNALEKIKTNAFFENVICGAMIALCALGFVRSGFAANMDKIIIGTIMTLVPGLAITNSMRDIIAGDLLAGVTKTTEALLIGAGIAVGAAIPLTFLRPFLGV; encoded by the coding sequence ATGACACCTACACATCTCATCACAGTGGCCATGGAAATCGGCGATATGCTTTTGGAAAGCGGTGCGGAAATCTACCGTGTTGAGGACTCCATGCGCCGTATCTGCCAGGCTTATGGCGTTGATAACGCCGAGATTTTCGCGGTTCCTACAACTATTATCATTACGATCCGTGTCGGCGACAATCCCCCATTGACGCTGACTAAGCGGATCTTCAGCCGTGGAACCGACCTGTATAAGGTCGAGCGCCTGAATTCACTATCCCGCGAAATGTGTGCGACTATCCCGCCTTACGAAGAGGTTCAGAGGCGCATTGAGGCGATCCGCCGTTTTCCTCCTTACTCTCTTATCAAGCAGGTACTGGCTTTCTCCTTTGTAGCCTTCTTTTTCACTCTGCTTTTTAAAGGAACGCTGTCAGACGCCTTTGCCGCATTTTTTATCAGCGCTCTAACAAAGGTGATTTTTAACGCTTTGGAGAAAATCAAAACCAACGCTTTTTTTGAAAATGTCATCTGCGGCGCAATGATTGCTCTGTGCGCTCTGGGGTTCGTCCGCTCTGGTTTTGCCGCTAATATGGACAAAATCATTATTGGCACCATCATGACTCTGGTACCCGGACTGGCTATCACGAACTCCATGCGGGATATTATCGCTGGTGATCTGCTGGCCGGTGTGACAAAAACGACAGAGGCTCTGCTGATCGGAGCCGGAATTGCTGTAGGCGCCGCTATTCCCTTAACCTTCCTGCGTCCTTTTCTGGGGGTATAG
- a CDS encoding biotin transporter BioY, translating to METTLTKTRSMVQCALFAALVAIGAFIQVPVPYMDYFTLQFLFVLLAGMLLGSARGALSVSVYVLVGLVGFPVFAAGGGIQYIFRPSFGYLLGFILAAWVAGFIIQRGQKQNYGRFLLAAFGGLLATYAIGLVYKYMILNFYMAEPTPWSIVFLSCFPLDLPGDILLCFIGAGLVRRIKPLLRRI from the coding sequence ATGGAAACAACGTTGACAAAAACCCGGTCTATGGTGCAGTGTGCATTGTTTGCTGCGTTAGTGGCGATCGGCGCCTTCATACAGGTTCCGGTGCCCTATATGGATTATTTTACGCTGCAGTTTTTGTTTGTGCTGCTTGCAGGTATGCTTTTGGGTTCTGCTCGAGGCGCCTTATCGGTAAGTGTTTATGTATTGGTGGGCCTTGTGGGATTTCCGGTGTTTGCGGCAGGCGGCGGCATCCAATATATTTTCAGGCCGAGCTTTGGCTATCTGCTCGGTTTTATCCTTGCGGCGTGGGTTGCAGGCTTTATCATCCAGAGAGGGCAGAAACAGAACTATGGCCGCTTTCTTTTGGCTGCCTTTGGTGGACTTTTGGCCACCTATGCTATCGGTTTGGTTTATAAGTATATGATCCTTAATTTCTACATGGCAGAGCCGACACCGTGGAGCATTGTTTTTTTGTCCTGTTTTCCCCTTGATCTTCCCGGAGATATTCTGCTCTGTTTTATTGGCGCGGGGCTGGTGCGCAGGATAAAACCATTATTGAGGAGAATATGA
- a CDS encoding threonine/serine exporter family protein produces MESSLLLQCFYAFAATVAFGVVFNIRGRALVIAGFGGALGWFLYMGLQGFFINDIPQYFIATLAVSLYAEIMARRFKAPATIYLAAALIPLVPGGGIYYTMEHFINGRVDDAINTGLHTLGIAGALAMGIIIVSSSIRIWLNIRKELKKRRKKDSVH; encoded by the coding sequence ATGGAAAGCAGTCTTTTACTTCAATGCTTCTATGCCTTTGCCGCTACGGTCGCCTTTGGTGTCGTCTTTAATATCCGCGGTCGGGCACTGGTCATCGCTGGATTTGGCGGTGCCTTAGGTTGGTTTTTGTATATGGGTCTGCAGGGCTTTTTTATCAACGATATTCCTCAGTATTTTATTGCGACATTAGCTGTGTCGCTTTACGCCGAAATCATGGCAAGGCGTTTCAAAGCTCCAGCCACCATTTATCTGGCAGCAGCCCTTATCCCTCTTGTTCCCGGAGGCGGCATCTACTATACAATGGAACATTTCATCAATGGACGTGTGGATGATGCCATCAATACAGGCCTGCATACCCTTGGCATTGCCGGCGCACTCGCCATGGGGATCATTATCGTCTCCTCAAGTATCCGTATCTGGCTGAACATACGAAAAGAATTAAAAAAGCGTAGAAAAAAAGACTCTGTCCATTAA
- a CDS encoding FmdE family protein, with amino-acid sequence MNNELWIKAVEFHGHECPGLAIGVRVSDAAKEMLRIGSSEDEEIVCVAENDSCSVDAVQALLGCTFGKGNLLYRNTGKQAFSFFNRATGEKVRIYLKARKKGLMSKPEYQEYLLNASLDDLFEYSTPKFELPEKARLFTTVFCELCGEGAPEHKMHLQEGKIVCEDCFKPYIRGW; translated from the coding sequence ATGAATAATGAATTATGGATAAAGGCTGTTGAATTTCACGGACACGAATGTCCCGGGCTGGCCATTGGCGTCCGTGTCAGCGATGCGGCAAAAGAAATGCTGCGCATCGGTTCATCGGAAGATGAAGAGATTGTATGCGTTGCTGAAAATGACTCTTGCAGTGTGGATGCGGTACAGGCTTTGCTTGGCTGTACTTTTGGAAAAGGAAATCTATTGTACAGAAATACCGGAAAACAGGCTTTTTCGTTTTTTAACCGTGCCACAGGTGAAAAGGTGCGTATTTATCTGAAAGCCCGCAAAAAAGGGTTAATGAGTAAGCCTGAATATCAGGAGTACCTGTTAAACGCTTCGCTCGATGATCTGTTTGAGTATTCAACGCCAAAATTTGAACTTCCCGAAAAAGCCCGGCTTTTCACTACTGTCTTTTGTGAACTTTGCGGCGAAGGTGCTCCAGAGCATAAAATGCATTTACAGGAAGGAAAAATTGTCTGTGAGGACTGCTTCAAGCCTTACATCAGAGGCTGGTAA
- the bioD gene encoding dethiobiotin synthase produces MCKGIFITATGTDVGKTYITARIIKGLIAQGINAGYYKAAISGTEFETGTRIAGDAAYVFRFAGLKGDPNQAVTTLLDYPASPHLAAQMENKSITLAPILQDFDKAASVYDYVVMEGSGGIICPLNLEGSTLMLTDVINALALDIVIVADAGLGTINSTLLTLEYARSLKINTRCIVLNRFDKNSTIHCDNKKVLEAMTGLEVLVCETQGSLDILSIKKILLANLLDSI; encoded by the coding sequence ATGTGTAAGGGGATTTTTATCACAGCTACCGGTACTGATGTAGGAAAAACCTATATCACGGCCAGAATTATTAAGGGGCTCATCGCGCAGGGGATAAACGCCGGATATTATAAAGCCGCGATCAGCGGCACAGAATTTGAAACTGGAACGAGGATCGCAGGCGACGCGGCCTATGTATTCCGCTTTGCCGGGCTTAAGGGTGATCCTAACCAGGCAGTGACGACATTGCTTGATTATCCAGCGTCACCACATCTGGCGGCACAGATGGAGAATAAAAGTATCACACTGGCGCCTATTCTACAGGATTTTGACAAAGCAGCCTCAGTTTATGACTATGTGGTTATGGAGGGGAGTGGTGGTATTATCTGCCCCTTAAACCTGGAGGGATCGACGCTTATGCTGACGGATGTAATAAACGCTTTGGCATTGGATATTGTGATTGTCGCAGATGCGGGACTTGGGACCATTAACAGTACGCTCTTAACTCTGGAATATGCCAGAAGCTTGAAAATAAATACACGCTGCATTGTGCTGAACCGGTTTGATAAAAACTCGACCATACACTGCGATAATAAAAAGGTGCTTGAAGCGATGACCGGCTTGGAGGTGCTGGTCTGCGAAACTCAGGGGAGCCTTGATATTTTGTCAATTAAAAAAATTTTACTTGCAAATTTACTTGACAGTATTTGA
- a CDS encoding ECF transporter S component, with the protein MKTRTTKELVQLSLFVAIIVLMAVVPFLGYIPLGFTRATIIHIPVIIGSIILGPKYGAFLGFVFGLTSLVNNTFNPTVTSFVFTPFYSLGTYDGNFWSLVICFVPRILVGVIPYYIYKGLKKVKDSDALALACAGVGGSLTNTLLVMNMIYFFFGQSYASAKEMDISALYGAILAVIGINGVPEAIVAGVLTLAICKALLKYGVKK; encoded by the coding sequence ATGAAAACACGAACGACCAAGGAATTGGTCCAATTGTCACTTTTTGTGGCAATCATTGTCCTGATGGCAGTTGTCCCATTTTTGGGATACATTCCGCTGGGTTTCACCCGTGCGACCATTATCCATATACCCGTAATCATTGGAAGTATCATACTCGGTCCAAAATACGGAGCATTTTTAGGATTTGTTTTTGGTCTCACCAGTCTCGTGAACAATACTTTTAACCCAACGGTAACCTCTTTTGTATTTACCCCATTTTATTCACTGGGAACTTATGATGGTAATTTCTGGAGTCTTGTTATTTGTTTTGTACCCAGAATTTTAGTGGGGGTTATTCCTTATTATATTTACAAGGGATTGAAGAAGGTAAAGGACAGCGATGCACTGGCTTTGGCTTGTGCCGGCGTTGGCGGCTCGCTCACCAACACACTGCTTGTTATGAACATGATTTATTTCTTTTTTGGACAGAGCTATGCATCTGCAAAGGAAATGGACATCTCAGCGCTTTATGGGGCCATTCTGGCAGTTATCGGTATTAACGGTGTTCCAGAGGCAATTGTTGCCGGGGTATTGACGTTGGCTATTTGCAAAGCGCTTTTAAAATATGGTGTTAAAAAGTAA